The proteins below are encoded in one region of Xenopus laevis strain J_2021 chromosome 8L, Xenopus_laevis_v10.1, whole genome shotgun sequence:
- the slitrk4.L gene encoding SLIT and NTRK-like protein 4, protein MISPRSLRLFCHCQKMFVWLFLFLCTPISSTNPDSELSLEICNVCSCLSVENVMYVNCEKVALYRPNQLRPPPSNFYHLNFQNNLLIILYPNTFLNFTHAVSLQLGNNKLQNIEGGAFQGLSALKQLHLNNNELKVLRADTFLGIENLEYLQADYNLIKYIERGAFNKLHKLKVLILNDNLVSALPDNIFRFASLTHLDIRGNRIQKMPYIGVLEHIGRVVELQLEDNPWNCTCDLLPLKAWLENMPYNIYIGEAICETPSDLYGRLLKETNKQELCSMGTGSDFDVRILPPSVETTFTTPGGQPAQTSLHRLVTKAPKTTNPSKNSGIVSGKSVSNHSLSQIVSFQTRIPPFSPCPSPCMCKTYPSDLGLSVNCQERNIKSLAEMVPKPLNAKKLHVNGNYIKHVEQSDLVDFEGLDLLHLGSNQLTSIQGNVFCNLTNLRRLYLNGNQIERLSPEIFAGLHNLQYLYLEYNVIKEILGGTFESMPNLQLLYLNNNLLRSLPAYIFSGVPLARLNIRNNHFMYLPVSGVLDQLRSLTQIDLEGNPWDCTCDLVALKLWLEKLSEGIVMKDVKCETPVQFANIELRSLKNEILCPKLINKPPTQYTSPVPAVTFTTPLGPIKSPPGGPVPLSILILSILVVLILTVFVAFCLLVFVLRRNKKPTVKHEGIGNQECSSMQLQLRKHDQKALKMDGISAETFFPQTIEQMSKSHTCGINDPEVGFHFSDHQGQQMALRNLTEKDLLHGDSRKRLSTIEELDEFFPGRDSNLFIQNFLESKKEYNSIGVSGFEIHYPEKLQDKKNKKSLIGGNHSKIVVEQRKSEYFELKAKLQGTPDYLQVLEEQTALSKM, encoded by the coding sequence ATGATTTCTCCCAGAAGTCTGAGGCTGTTCTGTCACTGCCAGAagatgtttgtgtggcttttccTCTTTCTCTGCACTCCAATCTCCTCCACCAACCCTGACTCTGAACTGTCCCTTGAGATCTGCAATGTCTGCTCCTGCCTGTCAGTGGAAAATGTTATGTATGTCAACTGTGAGAAAGTGGCATTATACAGACCAAACCAGTTGAGGCCACCTCCCTCCAATTTCTATCATCTGAACTTTCAGAACAATCTGCTAATCATTTTATACCCCAACACCTTCCTCAATTTCACTCATGCTGTTTCCCTGCAGCTCGGCAACAATAAATTGCAAAATATAGAGGGAGGAGCTTTCCAGGGACTGAGTGCACTGAAACAGTTACACTTGAACAACAATGAATTGAAGGTCTTGAGGGCTGACACTTTCCTGGGCATAGAGAACTTGGAATATCTCCAGGCTGACTACAATTTAATCAAGTACATTGAGCGGGGAGCCTTTAATAAACTTCACAAACTCAAAGTCCTCATTCTTAATGACAATCTTGTTTCTGCTCTGCCTgacaatattttcagatttgcctCCTTAACACATTTAGACATCAGAGGAAATAGGATTCAGAAAATGCCCTATATAGGAGTCCTGGAGCATATTGGACGAGTGGTTGAGCTGCAGCTGGAAGATAATCCATGGAATTGTACATGTGATTTGTTGCCTCTGAAGGCATGGTTGGAGAACATGCCCTATAACATATACATTGGAGAGGCTATATGCGAGACACCTAGTGATCTGTATGGGCGGTTATTGAAAGAAACTAATAAACAAGAATTGTGTTCAATGGGTACTGGCAGTGACTTTGATGTAAGGATTTTGCCTCCATCAGTGGAGACAACTTTCACCACCCCTGGGGGTCAACCTGCCCAAACATCTTTGCATCGTTTGGTCACCAAGGCCCCAAAGACCACCAACCCCTCCAAAAACTCTGGGATAGTTTCTGGCAAATCTGTTTCCAACCACAGCCTCAGTCAAATAGTATCATTCCAAACTAGGATACCTCCTTTCTCTCCTTGTCCTTCTCCTTGTATGTGCAAAACCTATCCCTCTGATTTGGGATTAAGTGTAAACTGCCAGGAGAGGAACATTAAGTCATTGGCTGAAATGGTTCCCAAACCTCTAAATGCTAAGAAGCTTCATGTAAATGGCAATTATATCAAACATGTGGAACAGTCTGATTTGGTAGATTTCGAGGGGCTGGATTTGCTCCATTTGGGAAGCAATCAACTAACAAGCATTCAAGGCAATGTGTTCTGCAACCTTACAAATCTAAGGAGGTTGTATCTAAATGGGAATCAAATTGAACGCTTGAGCCCTGAGATTTTTGCTGGGTTGCACAACCTACAATATTTATATctggaatataatgttataaaggAAATCTTGGGTGGAACTTTTGAATCCATGCCAAACCTTCAGCTTCTGTACCTGAATAATAATCTTCTGAGAAGTCTGCCAGCTTATATTTTTTCTGGAGTGCCCCTGGCCAGGCTTAACATACGGAATAATCATTTCATGTACTTGCCTGTAAGTGGCGTTCTTGATCAGCTCAGATCTCTGACACAGATTGATCTGGAAGGGAATCCATGGGACTGCACTTGTGATTTGGTTGCTTTGAAGCTCTGGCTGGAGAAACTTAGCGAGGGAATCGTCATGAAAGATGTTAAATGTGAGACACCTGTGCAGTTTGCAAACATTGAATTGAGATCACTTAAAAATGAAATTCTTTGCCCTAAACTGATTAACAAGCCTCCGACGCAGTATACAAGTCCTGTACCTGCCGTTACCTTCACTACTCCCTTGGGTCCAATCAAAAGCCCACCTGGGGGACCTGTGCCATTGTCTATTTTAATCCTTAGCATTTTGGTAGTGCTTATTTTAACAGTGTTTGTTGCCTTTTGTCTTCTTGTTTTTGTCCTGAGACGTAACAAAAAGCCAACAGTCAAGCATGAGGGAATTGGAAATCAGGAATGCAGTTCTATGCAGCTTCAGCTAAGGAAGCATGATCAGAAAGCACTTAAAATGGATGGTATCTCTGCAGAAACGTTCTTTCCACAAACAATCGAACAAATGAGTAAAAGTCACACTTGTGGCATCAATGACCCTGAAGTAGGATTTCATTTTTCAGACCACCAAGGTCAACAAATGGCCCTGAGAAATCTTACAGAAAAGGATCTGTTGCATGGGGATTCTAGAAAGAGGCTTAGTACAATAGAAGAACTGGATGAATTCTTTCCAGGAAGAGATTCAAATTTATTTATCCAGAAttttttagaaagtaaaaaagAATACAACAGTATAGGAGTAAGTGGTTTTGaaatccattacccggaaaagcTGCAAGATAAAAAGAACAAGAAATCTTTAATAGGTGGGAATCATAGCAAAATTGTAGTAGAGCAGAGAAAGAGTGAATATTTTGAACTCAAAGCAAAACTTCAAGGGACGCCTGATTACTTACAAGTCCTCGAAGAACAAACAGCACTGAGCAAAATGTAG